From Archocentrus centrarchus isolate MPI-CPG fArcCen1 unplaced genomic scaffold, fArcCen1 scaffold_84_ctg1, whole genome shotgun sequence, one genomic window encodes:
- the LOC115777895 gene encoding CD226 antigen-like produces MTSETFLLFCWTFLFVRVFVSAEQKNITAESGQDVTLTCRAPNNNILAVKWSRADLEPEHVLLYRDEHFDTDNQHPSFKNRVDLQDRQMKDGDVSVILKNVTTNDEGTYKCRIFMAGTKNEFSSIYLRVVAPPPGPGGAPVGLIVGLIVPALLLLLVAAVGFRIYRKRKEQKQDPYQPPAELQPV; encoded by the exons ATGACTTCCgaaacatttttgttgttctgCTGGACTTTCCTGTTTGTCCGAGTCTTTGTTTCTGCAG agcagaaaaacatcacagctgagtcTGGACAGGACGTCACTCTGACATGTCGAGCTCCAAACAACAACATCTTAGCTGTaaagtggagcagagctgacctggAGCCAGAACATGTGCTTTTGTACCGGGATGAGCACTTTGATACAGATAACCAGCATCCATCCTTCaagaaccgggtggatctgcaggacagacagatgaaggatggagacgtgtctgtgatCCTGAAGAATGTGACGACTAATGATGAGGGAACATACAAGTGTCGCATCTTCATGGCAGGAACAAAGAACGAATTCAGCAGCATCTACCTGAGAGTTGTTGctcctcctccag gtccaggAGGAGCACCTGTTGGTCTGATTGTGGGTCTGATcgttcctgctctgctgcttcttcttgttgctgctgttggtttTCGGATCTACAGGAAACGTAAAGAACAGAAGCAGGATCCATACCAGCCTCCAGCTGAACTGCAGCCTGTTTGA